The following coding sequences are from one Devosia neptuniae window:
- a CDS encoding Tm-1-like ATP-binding domain-containing protein, whose translation MGHILVVGTADTKGEELAYLASCVRSAGGHALVIDVGTRAPAIAVDIAATTVAAAHPQGITAVLGSDDRGTAVAAMGEAFTRYVAGRSDIAGMVGIGGGGGTSIVTQGMRQLPLGIPKLMVSTLASGDVSGFVGVSDIVMIPAITDMAGLNRLSRSILNNAGQAIAAMVAHPVEQAQDKPALGLTMFGVTTPCVTAIAAQLRDDYDCLIFHATGTGGRTVEKLADSGLLHGMLDITTTEVCDLLFGGVLPATEDRFGAIARTKLPCVMSVGAVDMINFWALETMPAHYAGRRIYRHNPNVTLMRTTVEENVEIGRWIGDRLNQCQGPVHMLLPQNGVSALDIEGGAFWDPAADAALFDALEQTVHHTASRRVTRLPFHINAPEFADAAVRSFREISPN comes from the coding sequence ATGGGCCATATCCTGGTGGTGGGCACCGCCGACACGAAAGGCGAAGAGCTCGCCTACCTGGCGTCATGCGTGCGCTCCGCAGGCGGGCATGCGCTGGTCATCGATGTCGGTACGCGGGCGCCAGCTATCGCGGTCGATATTGCAGCAACCACCGTTGCCGCCGCCCATCCGCAAGGCATAACCGCCGTTTTGGGGAGCGACGACCGGGGCACCGCCGTGGCGGCCATGGGTGAGGCTTTCACACGCTATGTGGCGGGCCGTTCCGACATTGCGGGCATGGTGGGCATCGGCGGCGGCGGCGGAACATCGATCGTGACGCAGGGCATGCGGCAATTGCCGCTCGGCATTCCAAAGCTGATGGTATCGACGCTCGCGTCGGGCGACGTTTCGGGCTTTGTCGGCGTGTCGGACATCGTCATGATCCCGGCTATCACGGATATGGCTGGCCTCAACCGACTAAGCCGCAGCATTCTCAACAATGCGGGCCAGGCGATCGCGGCGATGGTGGCTCACCCAGTTGAGCAGGCCCAAGACAAGCCGGCTTTGGGGCTCACGATGTTCGGCGTTACCACGCCCTGCGTCACCGCCATCGCAGCCCAGCTGCGCGACGACTACGACTGTCTGATTTTCCATGCCACCGGCACCGGCGGACGCACAGTGGAAAAGCTCGCCGATAGCGGCCTGTTGCACGGCATGCTGGACATCACCACGACCGAGGTCTGTGACCTGCTGTTCGGCGGCGTACTTCCGGCAACCGAGGACCGGTTCGGTGCCATCGCCCGCACCAAGCTGCCCTGCGTGATGTCGGTCGGTGCCGTGGATATGATCAATTTCTGGGCACTCGAGACAATGCCGGCCCACTATGCCGGCCGGCGCATCTACCGGCACAATCCCAATGTCACGCTGATGCGCACGACGGTGGAAGAGAACGTCGAAATTGGCCGCTGGATCGGCGACAGGCTGAACCAGTGCCAGGGCCCGGTGCATATGCTGCTACCCCAGAATGGTGTGTCGGCGCTCGATATCGAAGGCGGCGCGTTCTGGGACCCGGCGGCGGATGCGGCCCTGTTTGATGCGCTGGAGCAGACCGTCCACCACACAGCGAGCCGCCGCGTTACGCGTCTGCCGTTCCACATCAATGCCCCTGAATTCGCCGATGCGGCCGTTCGCTCGTTTCGCGAGATTTCCCCCAACTAA
- a CDS encoding phosphoenolpyruvate hydrolase family protein, whose product MPVIDRKTILAKFRSMIEAGVPIIGGGAGTGISAKAEEAGGIDLIIIYNSGRYRMAGRGSAAGLLAYGNANEIVKEMAVEVLPVVKTTPVLAGVNGTDPFILIPRFLAELKEMGFSGVQNFPTIGLFDGLMRQSFEETGMSYQLEVDMIAEAHKLDLLTTPYVFNPAEATAMVNAGADIIVAHMGVTTGGTIGATSAKSLDNCVGEIQAIADAARRARSDIIVLCHGGPISMPEDARYILERCPTCHGFYGASSMERLPAETAIKAQAEAFKNLRTGTPA is encoded by the coding sequence ATGCCCGTCATCGACCGCAAAACCATCCTTGCCAAGTTCCGCTCCATGATCGAGGCCGGTGTGCCCATCATCGGTGGCGGCGCGGGAACGGGCATTTCCGCCAAGGCGGAGGAAGCCGGCGGCATCGACCTCATCATCATTTATAATTCGGGCCGCTATCGCATGGCGGGTCGAGGCTCCGCAGCCGGACTGCTCGCCTATGGCAATGCCAATGAGATCGTCAAGGAGATGGCGGTCGAAGTGCTCCCGGTCGTCAAGACCACGCCCGTGCTTGCCGGGGTCAACGGCACCGACCCGTTCATCCTGATCCCCCGCTTCCTTGCCGAACTCAAGGAGATGGGTTTCTCGGGCGTGCAGAACTTCCCCACCATCGGGCTATTCGACGGGTTGATGCGGCAGAGTTTTGAAGAAACCGGCATGAGCTACCAGCTCGAAGTCGACATGATTGCTGAAGCGCACAAGCTGGACCTGCTGACCACGCCCTATGTGTTCAACCCTGCCGAGGCCACAGCCATGGTCAATGCCGGCGCCGACATCATCGTGGCCCATATGGGCGTGACCACCGGCGGCACCATCGGCGCAACGTCGGCCAAGTCGCTCGACAATTGCGTCGGCGAGATCCAGGCCATCGCCGATGCGGCACGCAGGGCGCGCAGCGACATCATCGTGCTGTGCCATGGCGGGCCGATCTCGATGCCGGAGGACGCCCGCTATATTCTGGAACGCTGCCCAACCTGCCACGGCTTTTATGGCGCCAGTTCGATGGAACGCCTGCCGGCGGAGACCGCAATAAAGGCGCAGGCAGAGGCCTTCAAGAACCTGCGGACTGGAACACCAGCCTGA
- a CDS encoding cupin domain-containing protein, which yields MTKPNYFVYPKDVEAFGFDWGQLSLTIGPDTNGASRFSGGVVNLPSGQGHTRHNHPGAEEIIFVIAGEGQQMVEDELGNPIIAEVRPGCTIYVPESRFHSTKNTGGGPMQLFVVYSPSGPERALRELPDFRIIPPGTGRRA from the coding sequence ATGACCAAGCCGAACTATTTCGTCTACCCCAAGGACGTCGAGGCCTTTGGCTTCGATTGGGGGCAGCTGTCGCTGACGATCGGCCCCGATACCAATGGCGCGTCGCGTTTCTCGGGCGGCGTTGTAAACCTGCCGAGCGGTCAGGGGCACACGCGTCACAATCATCCGGGGGCCGAAGAGATCATTTTCGTCATAGCGGGCGAAGGCCAGCAGATGGTGGAAGACGAGCTTGGCAATCCGATCATTGCCGAGGTTCGGCCCGGCTGCACCATATATGTGCCTGAAAGCCGCTTTCATTCCACCAAGAACACCGGCGGCGGCCCCATGCAGCTTTTCGTGGTCTACTCGCCGTCCGGTCCCGAACGCGCGCTGAGGGAACTCCCCGACTTCCGCATCATTCCCCCAGGAACCGGACGGCGAGCCTGA
- a CDS encoding autotransporter adhesin family protein, with amino-acid sequence MLGSAGSATAACVFVVTAGDDTYVCDSGTSAGFFDPGGNNSLTLPAGGTGVITSTVSFGAGADSVTIRSGTTASIEQGSGIDHFEMSGGTVAALQQGDGYDTFLMTGGTITGAFVDGDYAEQSGGTIGRVDMKLADNFYYLSGGQILGNLVTGFGLDTIVVSGGAIGGNISTSGGNDVIRVSGGSIEGEIRASFGNDTFDWTGGAIFNNVLMGADSDVATLGNLSAATIAAAGNIDGGEGAAAGAPVASDTLKFENSSAINDGQFINWETIQLNNGSRLSLSDNLVLGDATSLTGRLDIDSSSYLIASGAANIAPAVAGSLVQVNNAGVIQMTQLGAPNPTDTLTIQGNYTGIGGSVLLDTYLGVDGAPSDKLIISGGLANGLTGIGIVNAGGPGGGTTGSGIMVVQATNGGSTAVNAFVLDRAVAAGAYEYFLFRGGVAAGEEQNWYLRSQLLPVPVPLLRRLSPWRP; translated from the coding sequence TTGTTGGGCAGCGCGGGCAGCGCCACGGCAGCCTGCGTATTTGTCGTCACAGCGGGAGACGACACCTATGTGTGCGACTCGGGCACCTCTGCCGGCTTCTTCGATCCCGGTGGCAATAATAGTTTGACGCTGCCCGCCGGCGGCACTGGCGTCATTACCAGTACGGTTTCCTTCGGTGCGGGCGCCGACTCGGTGACGATCCGCTCGGGCACGACCGCGAGCATCGAACAGGGCAGCGGCATTGACCATTTTGAAATGAGCGGCGGCACCGTTGCCGCCCTGCAGCAAGGCGATGGCTACGACACTTTCCTGATGACCGGCGGCACGATCACGGGCGCTTTTGTCGACGGCGACTACGCCGAGCAGAGCGGCGGCACCATTGGCCGTGTCGACATGAAGCTTGCTGACAATTTCTATTATCTCAGCGGCGGGCAGATTCTGGGCAATCTGGTCACCGGCTTTGGCCTCGACACCATCGTGGTGTCCGGCGGCGCCATTGGCGGCAATATCAGCACCAGCGGCGGCAATGACGTGATCCGAGTGTCGGGCGGCTCCATTGAGGGAGAGATTCGCGCCAGTTTCGGCAATGATACCTTCGACTGGACCGGCGGCGCTATTTTCAACAACGTATTGATGGGCGCCGATTCCGATGTGGCGACGCTTGGCAATCTGAGCGCGGCCACCATTGCGGCTGCCGGCAACATCGATGGCGGCGAAGGCGCCGCAGCCGGCGCACCTGTCGCCAGCGACACTCTGAAATTCGAGAACAGCTCCGCCATCAATGACGGTCAGTTCATCAATTGGGAGACCATCCAGCTCAACAATGGCTCGCGCCTTAGCCTGAGCGACAATCTGGTGCTCGGCGATGCGACCAGCCTGACCGGCCGGCTCGATATCGATTCGAGCAGCTATCTGATTGCCAGCGGCGCCGCCAATATCGCCCCTGCCGTGGCGGGTTCGCTGGTTCAGGTCAACAATGCCGGCGTCATCCAGATGACGCAGCTTGGCGCGCCGAACCCGACCGATACCCTGACGATCCAGGGCAATTACACCGGCATCGGCGGCTCGGTACTACTCGACACCTATCTGGGTGTGGATGGGGCGCCCTCGGACAAGCTCATCATCTCCGGTGGGCTGGCTAATGGCCTTACCGGTATTGGCATCGTCAATGCCGGTGGCCCCGGTGGCGGCACCACGGGCAGCGGCATCATGGTCGTGCAGGCGACGAATGGCGGCAGCACAGCCGTCAACGCTTTCGTGCTCGACCGCGCTGTTGCCGCGGGCGCCTACGAATATTTCCTGTTCCGCGGTGGCGTTGCGGCAGGCGAAGAGCAGAACTGGTATCTGCGCTCGCAGCTGCTGCCCGTCCCGGTCCCCCTCCTCCGCCGCCTGAGCCCGTGGCGCCCGTAG
- a CDS encoding autotransporter family protein: protein MLPTAPVDPAPDPEAPAVVPPPAATPEPLPTAPEDGPLPPGSPPPATPTMPALTSAGYAIVAPTSHATLPDASLLLAGGVVPLYRIEAANYAALQPSAYLLAIESLSTFHNRRGEQAYLPNADTEKRNAWFRALGSSLTAGWSGTVAPSFDGTIGGFQAGTDLYSVVGEDGSTTQAGVFAGYSHMSGDLRGFALGWANYDTGTLGLGAASVGAYATRVNENGFYLDGVLMASYYTGDVTSTRGVGIDVDGYGLTGSIEAGYPIALGGGWAIEPQAQAIVHYANFGDASDPFADISFDSSTMLTGRLGARLYNRIETENGFIQPELTANLWQNLGDFTTRLDNDVLTTSGDSTVLEIGAGVTGELNDKFSYFANASYSFDVAGGDRSGVTARVGLQLKW, encoded by the coding sequence GTGCTGCCCACGGCCCCGGTCGATCCGGCGCCGGATCCGGAAGCTCCCGCCGTGGTGCCGCCGCCTGCGGCCACACCCGAGCCTTTGCCAACAGCGCCTGAGGACGGCCCGCTGCCTCCGGGCTCGCCGCCACCGGCAACGCCGACAATGCCGGCTCTGACGTCGGCAGGATACGCCATCGTTGCACCGACCAGCCACGCGACCTTGCCGGATGCCTCGCTGCTCCTGGCGGGTGGTGTCGTGCCGCTCTACCGCATCGAGGCGGCCAATTACGCGGCGCTGCAGCCCTCGGCCTATCTGCTGGCGATCGAATCGCTGTCCACCTTCCATAATCGCCGCGGCGAGCAGGCCTATCTGCCCAATGCCGATACCGAAAAGCGCAATGCCTGGTTCCGCGCGCTGGGCAGCTCGCTGACAGCCGGTTGGTCGGGCACCGTGGCGCCGAGCTTCGATGGCACCATTGGCGGCTTCCAGGCCGGCACCGATCTCTATTCTGTCGTCGGCGAGGATGGCTCGACCACACAGGCCGGCGTCTTTGCGGGTTATTCGCATATGAGCGGGGATCTGCGGGGCTTTGCCCTGGGCTGGGCCAATTACGATACGGGCACGCTGGGCCTGGGGGCCGCATCGGTCGGCGCCTATGCCACCCGTGTCAATGAAAACGGCTTCTACCTCGATGGCGTGCTGATGGCGTCCTATTATACCGGCGACGTCACCTCGACGCGCGGCGTGGGCATCGATGTCGATGGCTACGGTCTCACCGGATCCATCGAGGCGGGCTACCCCATTGCCCTGGGCGGCGGCTGGGCTATCGAGCCGCAGGCGCAGGCCATCGTGCACTATGCCAATTTTGGCGATGCCAGCGATCCGTTCGCCGATATCAGCTTTGACAGCAGCACCATGCTGACGGGGCGGCTCGGCGCACGGCTCTATAACCGCATCGAGACCGAGAACGGCTTCATCCAGCCCGAACTGACCGCCAATCTCTGGCAGAACCTGGGTGATTTCACCACGCGGCTCGACAATGACGTGCTGACCACCTCGGGTGATTCGACCGTGCTTGAAATCGGCGCCGGGGTGACCGGCGAGCTCAACGACAAGTTCAGCTATTTCGCCAATGCCAGCTATTCGTTCGATGTGGCCGGCGGCGATCGCTCCGGCGTCACCGCACGGGTCGGGCTGCAACTGAAATGGTAA
- a CDS encoding HU family DNA-binding protein: MNKNDLVGVVADKATITKAQAAEAVDAVFEAITGSLKAGEEVRLVGFGTFAVSQRKASTGRNPATGAEISIPASNQAKFKPGKGLKDAIN, from the coding sequence ATGAACAAAAACGATCTGGTTGGCGTTGTTGCCGACAAGGCGACGATCACCAAGGCACAGGCCGCCGAAGCGGTTGACGCAGTGTTCGAGGCAATCACCGGCTCGCTCAAGGCTGGCGAAGAAGTCCGCCTCGTCGGCTTCGGCACCTTTGCGGTGTCGCAGCGCAAGGCATCCACGGGCCGCAACCCTGCGACCGGTGCAGAGATCAGCATCCCGGCCTCCAACCAGGCCAAGTTCAAGCCCGGCAAGGGCCTGAAGGACGCGATCAACTAA